Proteins from a genomic interval of Trichoderma breve strain T069 chromosome 2, whole genome shotgun sequence:
- a CDS encoding glycosyl transferase family 64 domain-containing protein gives MVAKYIAGLRALAARRVVTLVAAAFVLASVIVILVRLGPPAKLNDLKLPDVKLPDIDMSKLPNIPGFSGSHEPEHYEKCDRNITEPLKQWKAAQQKYDKLMDDKFTIAMQTYKRPKELDETLRVILSEKIASLHEIVIIWNNLEEKPPGNFKSETGVPVRYRVSERNSLNMKLLPDPDFKTQAVLLSDDDVYYKPQDLEFAFQTWRKFGQHRLTGALPRCATPDAEGNWGYGFCSKDSNQDVYSMIITNLCFSHMSFLDYYSSNNTVMQKVRDYVDDHFNCEDIALNYVVSYLTGTGPLLVKGRDKYVNYEPAQGISKKPGHLEARSKCLNDLTKMFGCMPLVNETAHIERGVIVL, from the exons ATGGTGGCCAAGTACATTGCCGGCCTGCGGGCTCTGGCGGCTCGACGGGTCGTGACTCTCGTGGCCGCTGCTTTTGTTCTGGCCAGCGTCATTGTCATTCTTGTCCGGCTCGGGCCGCCCGCGAAGCTCAACGACTTGAAGCTGCCAGACGTCAAGCTGCCCGACATCGACATGTCCAAGCTGCCCAACATCCCCGGATTCTCGGGATCTCACGAGCCGGAGCATTATGAAAAATGCGACAGGAACATTACCGAGCCCCTCAAGCAGTGGAAGGCAGCGCAGCAGAAATATGACAAATTGATGGATGACAAGTTCAC AATCGCGATGCAGACTTATAAGCGGCCCAAGGAGCTCGACGAGACGCTTCGCGTTATCCTGTCCGAGAAGATTGCCTCGCTGCACGAGATTGTCATCATCTGGAACAACCTCGAGGAGAAGCCCCCCGGCAACTTCAAGTCCGAGACGGGCGTGCCCGTGCGTTACAGGGTGTCGGAGCGCAACAGCCTCAACATGAAGCTCCTGCCGGATCCGGACTTCAAGACCCAGGCCGTGTTGCTTTCGGACGACGATGTATACTATAAGCCGCAGGACCTCGAGTTTGCCTTTCAGACGTGGCGCAAGTTTGGTCAGCATCGATTGACGGGAGCTCTTCCGCGTTGTGCAACCCCAGACGCCGAGGGCAACTGGGGCTACGGCTTCTGCTCCAAGGACAGCAACCAGGATGTCTACTCCATGATCATCACAAACCTGTGCTTCTCCCACATGTCCTTCCTCGACTACTACTCGTCCAACAACACGGTCATGCAAAAGGTCCGTGATTATGTCGACGACCACTTCAATTGCGAGGACATTGCCCTCAACTATGTCGTGTCGTATCTCACCGGCACCGGACCCCTTCTGGTCAAGGGCCGCGACAAGTATGTCAACTACGAGCCGGCTCAGGGCATCAGCAAGAAGCCTGGCCACCTCGAGGCCCGAAGCAAGTGCTTGAACGACCTGACAAAGATGTTTGGCTGCATGCCGCTGGTCA